A window of Amycolatopsis australiensis contains these coding sequences:
- a CDS encoding NBR1-Ig-like domain-containing protein, producing the protein MDVERTPGRRGRVALGPAEETGPVAAFARRLWELKRAAGDPSYDRMRDQLGALASKSALSAAARGRHLPSWETTWEFVRVLAVGVLGQDETAARLEWRGRWEQAREPSAPEALAPEPAPPRRRWAAYGLAGAVAIVLVVAVLLVFGGAFSVEEPAAAGDVSEFVADVTVPDGTAVPAGSRFVKTWELRNAGSVGWIGRYLVRSGSFGSPGECRTPGRVPIPFTAPGEHVRISVDVQAPPAPGHCQVYWKMADAEGHLLLPDARAVFFSVRIVP; encoded by the coding sequence ATGGACGTCGAACGCACGCCGGGGCGCCGCGGCCGCGTCGCGCTCGGCCCGGCGGAGGAAACCGGCCCGGTCGCCGCCTTCGCGCGGCGCCTGTGGGAGCTCAAGCGCGCGGCCGGTGACCCGTCCTACGACCGGATGCGCGACCAGCTGGGCGCGCTGGCGTCGAAGTCCGCGCTGTCGGCGGCCGCACGCGGGCGGCACCTGCCGAGCTGGGAGACGACTTGGGAGTTCGTGCGCGTCCTCGCGGTCGGCGTGCTGGGCCAGGACGAGACGGCGGCGCGGCTGGAGTGGCGTGGCCGCTGGGAACAGGCGCGCGAGCCGTCCGCGCCGGAAGCCCTGGCACCGGAACCCGCGCCGCCGCGGCGGCGCTGGGCGGCGTACGGGCTGGCGGGCGCCGTCGCGATCGTGCTCGTCGTCGCCGTGCTGCTCGTCTTCGGCGGCGCGTTCTCGGTGGAGGAGCCCGCCGCGGCCGGCGACGTGTCGGAGTTCGTCGCCGACGTGACGGTCCCGGACGGCACCGCGGTCCCGGCGGGCAGCCGGTTCGTCAAGACGTGGGAGCTGCGCAACGCCGGATCCGTCGGATGGATCGGCCGCTACCTCGTCCGCTCGGGTTCGTTCGGCAGCCCCGGCGAATGCCGCACGCCCGGCCGCGTCCCGATCCCGTTCACCGCGCCCGGCGAGCACGTCCGGATCTCCGTCGACGTGCAGGCGCCGCCGGCCCCGGGGCATTGCCAGGTCTACTGGAAGATGGCCGACGCGGAGGGCCACCTGCTGCTGCCGGACGCGCGCGCGGTGTTCTTCTCGGTCCGGATCGTGCCCTGA
- a CDS encoding ATP-dependent DNA ligase, with protein sequence MLLSELVHASAELAATRSRKAKIALLAAVLRAAETAELPTVIAYLTGQTAQDRLGAGWRTLAALGASPAPAPQVTVAEVDAALTSAAGVAAGTGSSGRRQEILRALFARLTKEEQQFLFRLVTGELRQGALEGVMVDAIAAAAEVPAEDVRRAFMLSGKLGVTGVAALTGGQAALAEFRLTLGTPIRPMLASPAESLDEAVAEHAEAIVEYKMDGARIQVHRRGDEVRVWTRTLREITGSVQELVELVRALPCESVVLDGETLALTDAGRPRPFQDTMSRFGSTREEQVKALLLRPYFFDCLHLDGVDLLDAPLSERNAALRKVAGAHVIPGEIGTARAEAVLEAAMDAGHEGVMVKDLASPYAAGRRGRAWLKVKPVHTIDLVVLAAEWGHGRRTGTLSNLHLGARDPDGGPPIMVGKTFKGMTDELLAWQTRTFQEIETRRDDWTVYVRPEVVVEIELDSAQVSTRYPGGVALRFARVVRYRPDKDPAEADTIDTVRGLLHGDRSEGS encoded by the coding sequence GTGTTGCTGAGCGAGTTGGTCCACGCGTCCGCCGAGCTGGCGGCGACCCGGTCCAGGAAGGCGAAGATCGCCCTCCTGGCCGCGGTGCTGCGCGCGGCGGAGACGGCCGAGCTGCCCACGGTCATCGCGTACCTGACGGGACAGACGGCGCAGGACAGGCTGGGCGCGGGCTGGCGCACCCTGGCCGCGCTGGGCGCTTCGCCCGCTCCGGCACCGCAGGTGACGGTGGCCGAGGTGGACGCGGCGCTGACCTCGGCGGCGGGTGTCGCGGCGGGCACGGGCTCTTCGGGCCGCCGTCAGGAGATCCTGCGCGCGTTGTTCGCCCGGTTGACGAAGGAGGAGCAGCAGTTCCTGTTCCGGCTGGTCACCGGCGAGCTGCGGCAGGGCGCGCTGGAAGGCGTGATGGTCGACGCCATCGCGGCCGCGGCCGAGGTGCCGGCCGAGGACGTGCGGCGGGCCTTCATGCTGTCCGGGAAGCTGGGCGTCACCGGCGTCGCGGCGCTGACCGGCGGGCAGGCCGCGCTGGCGGAGTTCCGGCTCACGCTGGGCACGCCGATCCGGCCGATGCTGGCGTCGCCGGCGGAGTCGCTCGACGAGGCGGTGGCCGAGCACGCCGAGGCGATCGTCGAGTACAAGATGGACGGTGCGCGGATCCAGGTGCACCGCCGGGGCGACGAGGTCCGGGTGTGGACGCGCACGCTGCGCGAGATCACCGGCAGCGTGCAGGAGCTGGTCGAGCTGGTGCGGGCACTGCCGTGCGAGTCGGTGGTGCTGGACGGCGAAACGCTGGCGTTGACCGACGCCGGGCGGCCGCGGCCGTTCCAGGACACGATGAGCCGGTTCGGCAGCACGCGCGAGGAGCAGGTGAAGGCGCTGCTGCTGCGGCCGTACTTCTTCGACTGCCTGCACCTCGACGGCGTCGACCTGCTGGACGCGCCGCTGTCCGAGCGCAACGCGGCGCTGCGCAAGGTCGCCGGGGCGCACGTGATCCCGGGCGAGATCGGCACCGCGCGGGCGGAGGCGGTGCTGGAAGCGGCCATGGACGCGGGCCACGAAGGGGTGATGGTCAAGGACCTGGCGTCGCCGTACGCGGCCGGGCGGCGCGGGCGGGCGTGGCTGAAGGTCAAGCCGGTGCACACGATCGACCTCGTGGTGCTCGCGGCGGAGTGGGGACACGGCCGGCGCACCGGCACGCTGTCCAACCTCCACCTGGGCGCCCGCGACCCGGACGGCGGCCCGCCGATCATGGTGGGCAAGACCTTCAAGGGCATGACCGACGAACTGCTGGCCTGGCAGACGAGGACGTTCCAGGAGATCGAGACCCGCCGCGACGACTGGACGGTGTACGTGCGCCCGGAGGTGGTGGTGGAGATCGAGCTGGACAGCGCCCAGGTCAGCACCCGCTACCCGGGCGGTGTCGCGCTGCGGTTCGCCCGGGTGGTCCGCTACCGCCCGGACAAGGACCCGGCGGAGGCGGACACGATCGACACCGTCCGCGGCCTGCTGCACGGCGACCGCTCGGAAGGGAGCTGA
- a CDS encoding PstS family phosphate ABC transporter substrate-binding protein codes for MGVGATMQSLAEILSSDSGSLVLGIAALAAIAAPFVDRYFIRRRRLTFRVLYNSKIGLSPIDLHDGENGSAQADPQLERTARLLSRLSVVVIRIHNTGGFDIAPGDFEIPLSFTFGRRIVWDARVSDATDDGLRQHVRDGLEFFTRETPQHPAEGAKLSLVRALLPKRLAGVPAPEAPEWHGVRFARLSLKRKEKFKLVVVLREPDGRDGEISKDIDHHARLAAGRIKDDRKQRRFGWPVITTAVGVLLTGALLATLLVSWSRPAETAQCATGKLSVEGSSAFVPIMAGIAAEYHGQCEGAAITTRATGSVTGVRALGPVDSAGKDELAVLSDGRSGEAGPDLEAKAVAVVVYSLVVNRAAGVDRLTTQQVKDIFSGRVRDWEQLRPGPSVPIGIVGRGQESGTRKTFEQKVLGGAEDRLTSDSCRKPERDPAAATTRCERGTTAEVLTEVAAVPGAIGYADVPAAKGAAARDGQVTVVQLDGHYPDVTTVDAGYRFWTVEYLYTKGVPSNGSVLKRFLDYLASPAARAELQDAGYTPCVAKDGLLDPHCTRPDI; via the coding sequence GTGGGCGTCGGCGCGACGATGCAGTCACTCGCCGAGATCCTCAGCTCCGACTCCGGCAGCCTGGTCCTCGGCATCGCCGCGCTGGCCGCGATCGCCGCGCCGTTCGTGGACCGCTACTTCATCCGGCGGCGACGGCTGACGTTCCGGGTGCTGTACAACTCCAAGATCGGGCTGTCGCCGATCGACCTGCACGACGGCGAAAACGGCTCCGCGCAGGCGGATCCGCAGCTGGAACGCACCGCGCGGCTGCTGAGCCGGCTGAGCGTGGTGGTGATCCGGATCCACAACACCGGCGGGTTCGACATCGCGCCGGGCGACTTCGAGATCCCGCTGTCGTTCACCTTCGGCCGCCGGATCGTTTGGGACGCCCGGGTGTCCGACGCCACCGACGACGGCCTGCGCCAGCACGTCCGCGACGGCCTCGAGTTCTTCACGCGCGAAACTCCGCAGCACCCGGCCGAGGGCGCGAAGCTGTCCCTCGTGCGCGCGCTGCTGCCGAAACGGCTGGCCGGTGTGCCCGCGCCCGAGGCACCCGAGTGGCACGGCGTGCGGTTCGCGCGGCTCTCGCTGAAGCGCAAGGAGAAGTTCAAGCTGGTCGTCGTCCTGCGCGAGCCGGACGGGCGCGACGGCGAGATCAGCAAGGACATCGACCACCACGCCCGGCTCGCCGCCGGCCGGATCAAGGACGACCGCAAGCAGCGCCGCTTCGGCTGGCCGGTGATCACGACGGCGGTCGGGGTGCTGCTGACCGGCGCGCTGCTGGCGACCCTGCTCGTGTCCTGGTCGCGGCCGGCCGAGACCGCGCAGTGCGCCACCGGGAAGCTCTCGGTCGAGGGGTCGAGCGCGTTCGTCCCGATCATGGCGGGCATCGCCGCCGAGTACCACGGCCAGTGCGAGGGCGCGGCCATCACGACCCGCGCGACCGGCAGCGTCACCGGTGTCCGCGCGCTCGGACCGGTCGACTCGGCGGGCAAGGACGAGCTGGCGGTGCTCTCGGACGGCCGGTCCGGGGAAGCCGGGCCCGACCTCGAAGCGAAGGCGGTCGCGGTGGTCGTGTACAGCCTGGTCGTCAACCGCGCCGCCGGTGTCGACCGGCTGACGACGCAGCAGGTCAAGGACATCTTCAGCGGCCGCGTGCGTGACTGGGAGCAGCTGCGGCCCGGCCCGTCGGTGCCGATCGGGATCGTCGGGCGCGGGCAGGAGTCGGGCACGCGCAAGACGTTCGAGCAGAAGGTGCTCGGCGGCGCGGAGGACCGGCTGACCTCGGATTCCTGCCGCAAGCCCGAACGTGACCCGGCCGCGGCGACCACGCGCTGCGAGCGCGGCACGACGGCCGAGGTGCTGACCGAGGTCGCGGCGGTGCCCGGCGCGATCGGGTACGCCGACGTCCCGGCGGCGAAGGGGGCCGCGGCGCGGGACGGCCAGGTGACGGTCGTGCAGCTCGACGGCCACTACCCCGACGTCACGACCGTCGACGCCGGCTACCGGTTCTGGACCGTCGAGTACCTCTACACGAAGGGCGTGCCCTCGAACGGGAGCGTGCTGAAGCGGTTCCTCGACTACCTGGCGAGCCCGGCCGCGCGGGCCGAGCTGCAGGACGCCGGGTACACGCCGTGCGTGGCCAAGGACGGCCTGCTCGACCCCCACTGCACCAGGCCGGACATCTGA
- a CDS encoding helix-turn-helix domain-containing protein: protein MSDAAELGAFLKARRAALDPADLGLPPGITQRRVKGLRREELAQLSGISVDYYTRLEQGRAKNVSDAVLDALARALRLTADEESYLRNLATPKRRPRSAPQRVRPELQQLLDAIQAPAFVFGRYLEVLAWNALGGAVSFDFGNLEERSMPKLVFTDERAKQLHPEWDAVCRELVAHLRAESGKYPGDPELARLVGELSLASEQFRKLWAEHAVREKAQGWKLIVNPVVGDLRLRYQTLRLPDDPDQGMVIYHAEPGSATERALGLLASWVAEAPTGERPVNTRPARPHAW from the coding sequence ATGAGTGACGCAGCCGAGCTGGGCGCCTTCCTGAAGGCACGCCGCGCCGCCCTGGACCCCGCCGACCTGGGCCTGCCGCCCGGGATCACGCAACGGCGGGTCAAGGGCCTGCGCCGGGAGGAGCTGGCGCAGCTGTCCGGCATCAGCGTCGACTACTACACGCGCCTGGAGCAGGGCCGGGCGAAGAACGTTTCCGACGCGGTCCTCGACGCGCTGGCCCGCGCGTTGCGCCTCACCGCGGACGAGGAGTCCTACCTGCGCAACCTCGCCACGCCGAAGCGCCGGCCGCGGAGCGCACCGCAACGGGTGCGGCCCGAGCTGCAGCAGCTGCTCGACGCCATCCAGGCACCCGCCTTCGTCTTCGGCCGCTACCTGGAGGTGCTGGCCTGGAACGCTCTCGGCGGCGCGGTCTCCTTCGACTTCGGCAACCTCGAAGAGCGCAGCATGCCGAAGCTCGTCTTCACCGACGAACGGGCGAAGCAGCTGCATCCGGAGTGGGACGCGGTGTGCCGTGAGCTGGTCGCGCACCTGCGCGCGGAGAGCGGGAAGTATCCGGGCGACCCGGAGCTGGCCCGGCTGGTCGGCGAGCTTTCGCTGGCCAGCGAGCAGTTCCGCAAGCTGTGGGCCGAGCACGCCGTGCGGGAGAAGGCCCAGGGCTGGAAGCTGATCGTGAACCCCGTGGTCGGCGACCTGCGGCTGCGGTACCAGACGCTGCGCCTGCCGGACGACCCCGACCAGGGCATGGTGATCTACCACGCCGAGCCGGGGTCGGCGACCGAACGCGCGCTCGGCCTGCTCGCCAGCTGGGTCGCCGAGGCACCCACCGGTGAACGACCGGTGAACACTCGGCCGGCACGGCCCCACGCCTGGTGA
- a CDS encoding aldo/keto reductase: MERRILGGTGISVSEYAFGAMMLGQWGNADHEEGIRMLRTALDAGINFWDTADMYSHGENEQIVGKALKGRRDDVVLATKGFFRMGADPNEGGLSRRWLTRALEDSLRRLGTDYIDLYQVHRPDPATDIEETLSVLTDFVRAGTVRAIGSSDFPAEQIVEAQWVAEKRGLVRFRAEQPPYSIFNRAIEAAVLPTAQKYRMGVLTWSPLASGWLSGKYTKPSDVDLAEGRRTLQAHKFDPALPENAVKFEAIARLKKLADDLGRPMTHLATAFVRAHPGVTSVIIGPRTPEQLDDLLAGADLVLDDEVLDRIDEIVPPGTDLNAAEKDYTPPALADKRLRRR; the protein is encoded by the coding sequence ATGGAACGACGAATTCTGGGCGGTACGGGGATCTCGGTCAGCGAGTACGCGTTCGGCGCGATGATGCTCGGGCAGTGGGGCAACGCGGACCACGAAGAAGGCATCCGGATGCTGCGCACGGCGCTCGACGCCGGCATCAACTTCTGGGACACGGCCGACATGTACAGCCACGGCGAAAACGAGCAGATCGTCGGCAAGGCGCTGAAGGGCCGCCGCGACGACGTCGTGCTGGCCACCAAGGGCTTCTTCCGGATGGGTGCCGACCCCAACGAGGGTGGCCTGTCGCGCCGCTGGCTGACGCGGGCGCTGGAGGACAGCCTGCGGCGGCTCGGCACCGACTACATCGACCTGTACCAGGTCCACCGCCCCGACCCGGCGACCGACATCGAGGAGACGCTGTCGGTGCTCACGGACTTCGTGCGGGCGGGCACGGTGCGCGCGATCGGGTCGTCGGACTTCCCGGCCGAGCAGATCGTGGAAGCCCAGTGGGTGGCCGAAAAGCGCGGGCTGGTGCGGTTCCGCGCCGAGCAGCCGCCGTACTCGATCTTCAACCGGGCGATCGAGGCCGCGGTGCTGCCGACCGCGCAGAAGTACCGCATGGGCGTGCTGACCTGGAGCCCGCTGGCCAGCGGCTGGCTGTCCGGGAAGTACACGAAACCGTCCGACGTGGACCTGGCCGAGGGCCGCCGGACGTTGCAGGCGCACAAGTTCGACCCGGCGCTGCCGGAGAACGCGGTGAAGTTCGAGGCGATCGCCCGGCTCAAGAAGCTGGCCGACGACCTGGGCCGCCCGATGACCCACCTGGCGACGGCGTTCGTCCGGGCCCACCCGGGCGTGACGTCGGTGATCATCGGCCCGCGCACCCCGGAACAGCTGGACGACCTGCTGGCCGGTGCGGACCTCGTCCTGGACGACGAGGTGCTGGACCGGATCGACGAGATCGTCCCGCCGGGCACGGACCTCAACGCGGCGGAGAAGGACTACACCCCGCCCGCGTTGGCGGACAAGCGCCTCCGGCGCCGCTGA